CTTCGATAATCCGTCGCCCATCGATGGCAAAGCCTTCTGTAAAGTAGCCCGCAGCAGCAAGGAGGATATTGAGCTGGCGCTCGACGCGGCCCACGACGCATTCAAAACCTGGAGCAAGACTTCGCCGGCCACCCGTAGCGGCGTGCTGCTGAAAATCGCCGACATCATGGAGGCCAACCTGCCTTACCTGGCGGCCGTCGAGACGGTGGAAAACGGCAAGGCTATCCGCGAAACGATGGCGGCCGACCTGCCGCTGTGCATCGACCACTTCCGCTACTTCGCGGGGGTTATCCGGGCCGAAGAAGGCTCGGCTACCGAGCTGAATGAGAATACTTTGTCGCTGGTAATTCAGGAGCCGCTGGGCGTTATCGGCCAGATTATCCCCTGGAATTTCCCGCTGCTGATGGCCACCTGGAAAATTGCGCCCGCCCTGGCCGCCGGCTGCTGCGTGGTAGTGAAGCCCGCCGAGCAAACGCCCGCCAGCATCATGGTACTCATGGAGCTGATTCAGGACGTGGTGCCCGCTGGCGTGCTCAACGTGGTCAATGGCTTCGGCCTGGAAGCCGGCAAGCCGCTGGCCAGCAACAAGCGCGTGCAGAAAGTGTCGTTTACGGGCGAAACCACGACCGGCCGCCTCATCCTGCAATACGCCGCCGAAAACATCATTCCCGTTACGATGGAGCTGGGAGGCAAGTCACCCAACATCTTCTGCAAGAGTGTGATGGACCACGACGATGACTTCCTCGACAAGTGCATCGAAGGCGCGGTGATGTTTGCCCTGAACCAGGGCGAAATCTGCACCTGCCCCTCGCGCCTGCTGGTGCACGAAGACATCTACGATAAGTTTATTGCCCGCGTCATCGAGCGCGT
The sequence above is drawn from the Hymenobacter baengnokdamensis genome and encodes:
- a CDS encoding aldehyde dehydrogenase family protein; translated protein: MVETLEKPTTVVARPQFKSHYDNFIGGKWVAPVKGQYFDNPSPIDGKAFCKVARSSKEDIELALDAAHDAFKTWSKTSPATRSGVLLKIADIMEANLPYLAAVETVENGKAIRETMAADLPLCIDHFRYFAGVIRAEEGSATELNENTLSLVIQEPLGVIGQIIPWNFPLLMATWKIAPALAAGCCVVVKPAEQTPASIMVLMELIQDVVPAGVLNVVNGFGLEAGKPLASNKRVQKVSFTGETTTGRLILQYAAENIIPVTMELGGKSPNIFCKSVMDHDDDFLDKCIEGAVMFALNQGEICTCPSRLLVHEDIYDKFIARVIERVKAIKLGNPMDTETMMGAQASNDQFEKILSYLEIGKAEGAEVLVGGEAYQQQDGALAEGYYIQPTIFRGHNKMRIFQEEIFGPVLSVTTFKDSAEAIELANDTLYGLGAGLWSRDAHELYQMPRAIQAGRVWVNCYHDYPAGAPFGGYKASGFGRENHKMMLAHYRQTKNMLISYSQQKLGFF